A segment of the Epinephelus fuscoguttatus linkage group LG23, E.fuscoguttatus.final_Chr_v1 genome:
GCTGCAgaccaaaaaacatatttaaatataaaatgaagaAGAAGGTTATTTCTGAAGTTTACAGTTGCTAAAGTGTTGTGGCATGAGATGAAAAAGCAGCTTCACCTCCTCGTCCACAGAGCTGCCTCCCTTCTCATCCTCCGTCTTCTTCTTTGTcatctcttctttctttctttcttcagcTGCCTCcgttgttttcttcttctcttcctctttctctgctctcctcGTTTTCGCCCCTTCGCTCTCTCCagttttctcctcctccaccaccaccttcttcttcttcttcatcatctcctCTTTCTGCAcctccttctcttctctcttcgTTCCTCGGccctcttctcttttctctgaCACTTCTCTAACAtcttttgttttcagctgctcCTCCTTTTCAGTCGTCCTTTTTCTTCCTTCGCTCCCAGACCGTGTTTCTCTCCTCAGcttctcctctttctgtccttcgctgtcttcatttttatttttcttctcgtcctccttctctgctctcctcgtccTCGTCCCTTCGGTCTCTCCAGTTTTCTTCTCTTCTGCTACCTTCTTCTTTACCTCATCTTTCTGCGCCTCCTTTTCTAtcattttctttcctccttcGCTCTCGGACCGTGTCTCTCTCCTCgtcttctcctctttctgtccTTCACCatcctcttttttcttctcctccttttgcCCCTCTTTTTCTGCCCTCCTCGTCTTCGTCCCTTCGGCCTCTCTGGTTTTCCCCTCCTCTGcgaccttcttcttcttcttcatctcctcttGCTGCTCCTCCTGTTCTCTCATTCTTTTTCTCACCTCACTCTCTGACCTTgtttctctccttgtctccttctCACTCTTTCCTTTGCTGTCATCTTGTTTCGTTTTCTTCTCATCCTCCCGGTCTTCCTTCTCGTCTCTCTTCCTCTTGACTCCTCGGCTCTCTGCGGTCTTCTCTTCTTCCGTTTTCTCTTTTGTTGTCacttctttcttctcttccaCACCTCCATCctgctttgttttcttctgtttctcctcttctaccctgtcttttctctctccaaCTTCTTTTgttctcttctcctccttctggtCGTCTTTCTCTGCCCTCCTCGTCTTCATCACTCGGCTCTCAGTGGacttattttcttctgttttgtctttcGTCACCACTTTCCTcttctcttcatcctcctcttcatctttctttctttttgttctttgactctctgatgtctctttTGTTGCCACCTCTTTCTTTCCATCGCTGCTGTCCtgatttgttttcttctcttcatCCTTCTCGTCTCTTTTCCTCTTGACTCCTTGGCTCTCTGAggacttctcctcctcctcgtctttcTGTCCTCTCTTGTTCCTGGACGTTTGTGTCGGAGCAGACTTTGGTTCTGCCGTCTCCAGTTTCTTGACGACTGTTTGAGCAAAAAAACACGAGAggaaactttgtcaacatctgttttatctgacaagataaagttttcagtctgtttgtctGACTTCAGATATTTGTTGTCACCGCGAGTGACTCTAACCATCTGTTTAAAGAGCCAGCAGATCATCGCTGTGATAAAAAGAACGGCGAGCTGTATTTGTGCGGTTGTGAGCCGAAATATAAAAGTcactgtagccctttttagacaagAACTgtgcaaatctgcaggaaagcccaatcagtcttttttcagcattggcagtataaaaacaaactcggggagtgcagcaaaatgccgcctacctacttttgtttatacagaatgcgcctttttcggggcaatggggggcgtgagcaagtaacaaaacgtgtagctcagcgtgtgacgtaaacggTGACGTGGGaaggaagccgcggctggttagtccttcggcgattctctcgtaagtcggcccgttcttcaccgtccccgtcatctgacggttaatggcctcttcgtttgcgaggacaaggagggcgcgcaattccttgtctccccagttgctcatctttacagtgtctgtcaggtttgtgtttccctcttgctactagctgctcgctaattcctgctatcagctgtttcctgtttatccaccgccagtggctcgcacgtgtggcgtcatcaacagctcctcccgttgcagaaggccacctaggtctgtttaaactaaaagggttccaccaatatgtctaccctacttgcagcagcacagcagaggCTCTGTGTGTCGTTACCAACATCAGATTATGGAAGTATTGGAACATGACACAGATACTGGACTGAATGGGTCCTGACTCTACCTAAAGATATCTGATCATTAGCAGCGTGTGTGAGAGTCTTACCTGGAGTGGTGACAGCAGGAGTCACAGGtgtcctcttcttctgctgctcaGCATTTACCTGGCAAAAAAACACTAACGTTAACTCTTGGTCGCCGACAAGACAATGAGACCCTCTATCCTACAATTATCAAACACTACGAGTTATGATGTCCTCCACTATCATGAACATCTTTTACACAGAAAATCTTCACACTCTGCATTAAGCTGGTTTAATGTCTGTGACAGTACATCCATACATCACAGTACATCCCAAACCCTCTCACCTCCTTGTTGTTGTCTGATGAAGTGGTACTTTCACTTCTCCCTCCTGCAGCTGACCTTCTGCCTCTTGTAGTCACAGCAGCCTCTGAAACATCTGGAGCCTGATCAGAAGTCTGTTTGGAGTCAGTCGTTTTCTCTGGAGCAGATCTCAATGAAGCTCTTGTTGGAGTTTTagccacagcaacaacaatttCCTTTGTACTTGTAACTCTGCTTGCATCTGAAGTTGAAGTCTGTTTGGAGTCTGCCGTTTTCTCTGGAGCAGATCTCAACGATGCTCTTGTTGGAGTTTTagccacagcaacaacaatttCCTTTGTACTTGTAACTCTGCTTGCATCTGAAGTTGAAGTCTGTTTGGAGTCTGCCGTTTTCTCTGGAGCAGATCTCAACGAAGCTCTTGTTGGAATTTTagccacagcaacaacaatttCCTTTGTACTTGTAACTCTGCTTGCATCTGAAGTTGAAGTCTGTTTGGAGTCTGCCGTTTTCTCTGGAGCAGATCTCAATGATGCTCTTGTTGGAGTTTtagccacagcagcagcagcagcagtaactcTGCTTGCATCTGAAGGTGAAGTCTGTTTGGAGTCGGCCGTGGTCACAGCAGGACCTGCAGGTGTCCACTTCCTGTGCTGCTCGGCATCAACCtgacaaacaataacaacaaaaacaaacagaaaacaccaAAAATTTAACCAAAGATTGACATGTCTTGTCAAAAAGCATATTCTATAAAgtgacagtgacctttgaccaccaaattgtaaACAGTTCATCCTTCAGTCCAcctggacgtttgtgccaaatataaaAGCATTTCCTCACAGCTATCTTGAGACACTGTTTTcaccagaatgagacagacgcaaggtcacagttaccttgaccATTAACCCCAAAACTCTTACCAGCTCATAGCTGATAAATTCCCCTAAGGCCtttttgagatatcgcattcacaagaataagacaggcaaggtcacaatgacctttgaccactaaattttAATTAGTTCATCCTTCAGTataagtagatgtttgtgctaaatttgaataaattccctcaaggGCATCTTGAGATACTGCTTACACCAGAAtgagacacaaggtcacagtcacCTTGACCATTAACCCCCAAAATCGTATCAGTTTATCGTTGAGTCCAGGTGAatatttgtgcaaaatttggaGGAAAGAAAACCTCCTGCACAGTGTTCTTGAGAGACCATGTTCATAagagtgagacagacaaggtcacagtgactctgACCTCCGACCAATAAATTCTAATTAGTTAACTGTTGTGTCCAtggggacgtttgtgccaaattttaacaaattatctcaaggccttcttgaaatTATGCTTTCCTGAGAATAAGATGGACACAAAGTCACAGAGACCTttatctttgaccaccaaattctacgCAGTTTAGCCTTTGACtaaaagtggacgtttgtgccaaatttaaagaaattccctcaaggtgttcttaagatattgtgttcatgagaatgagatggatgcaaggccACAGTTAGACCTCTGACgcccaaaatctaatcagggTATTGTTGAGAAattagacgtttgtgccaaatttgaaaaggaaaaaaaataattacaattttttttggaaaaaattGATATTATAGTTGATTTAAAAGCTGACGTACATGAAGTATGAGAAGCTGAAAACATGAGGTGTATGGAGAGAATTACATGAACAGAAATGTCAAATtcccataatttttttttcaaacggTTTGAGCTCTGACTGGAGCTCTTTGAATCAcctcttcttctgcagtggGCACCAGCTGAGAATCAGCTGTTTAAGCCTCTCACCTCCTTGTTGTTGTCTGATGAAGTGGTACTTTCACTTCTCCCTCCTGCAGCTGACCTTCTGCCTCTTGTAGTCACAGCAGCCTCTGAAACATCTGGAGCCTGATCAGAAGTCTGTTTGGAGTCAATCGTTTTCTCTGGAGCAGATCTCAATGAAGCTCTTGTTGGAGTTTTagccacagcaacaacaatttCCTTTGTACTTGTAACTCTGCTTGCATCTGAAGTTGAAGTCTGTTTGGAGTCGGTCGTTTTCTCTGGAGCAGATCTCAACGACGCTCTTGTGGGGGTTTTAgccacagcaacaacagtttCCTTTGTACTTGTAACTCTGCTTGCATCTGAAGTTGAAGTCTGTTTGGAGTCGGTCGTTTTCTCTGGAGCAGATCTCAATGAAGCCCTTGTGGGGGTTTtagccacagcagcagcagcagctctgctcagAGTATCTCTGCCGGCCACTGGTTTACTGTCAGGCTTTGCAGAGGCAGATTTACTGGGAGTGGATTTCGTGTCATTTGTGGTTTTACTGATAGAAGCTGGTTTAACAGGTGTAGGTTTAGCTGAAGAGATCAGTTTATTGGGTGGAGTCTGTGTGTTGATCTGTGCTGGAACCTGAGGAcacaacagaacagaaaaagTCCATTAGAACCAAAATCAGTCAATGTACTGAACAGAACTTAttagaaaaatacacaaacGACAATTTTGACAACTGATTAAAGaggtcatatatatatatatatatatatatgatgtttCAACGTCTTCGACCACCGAAACCTTATCAGTTCGTCGCTGAGTCCAAGTTAACGTttgtgaagaaattccctcagtgtGTTCTTGAGACATCAGGTTCACAAGACTACgacagacgaggtcacagtgactttgacctctgtccaccaaaaactaatcagtccATCGttgaggcgctctgagcatgccctgaagtccaatagcattaaatgtgtaagagaagaagaagccggtaacaacatggagaaatctacatccagagccgtgactttttggacggaccaaatgtacagagctgtaaagttgtccaccatggtagcggttagctgctagctaaccgtagctaacttgtttgtccattgtttggtctgtgacgtaataggtcaacaggaaaaaggtccaatactaacaagctgaaagggggcatatctccacctatcgtagaggagtcgcacatacttggctcaataaatggattcccctcccgtgcttgtatactgggacaaggacaggaggccagttagatgtcctcgtccagctgggactgtggctacacttcactgtgactggagacacactgagtGTCAGAGGTGAAGAGAGAGGATGTCAACCAATTAAACATTTAAGAGAAACAGACACTGACTTTGAGTTTACTCCCGACTCCTGGTGTGTTCTGGATCTCCCACATGCCCTCAGCGAAGCCTTTGATGCGGACGCCGCTGCCGTACTTCATCTTGTTTCGATTATAAGGAACGATGTTCTCTGGAGGGATGCTGCCTCTGAGGAAGGATGACGAAAACATGAATCACATTTAAATCAAAACTGTTGACGGTGATGTAAACTGATCATCAGCTGTGTGTACGTACATGTTGTGAGTCCCGAAAAAGAAGACCGGGACTCTCTTCTTGTAGCCGCTGTCCGACTTACagacctgaacacacacagaaatataacattaaacatcacagcacagaaatacacacctatgtacatttatttacagtgtgtgtgtgtgtgtgtgtgtgtgtgtgtaccctgCCAGGCCAGTGGGGGAACCCCTTCATCTTGGCAAACACCAAGTCTCCTGGTTTGAACTGGTCCCCGTTTTTCCCTGGcatcctgctgctgcagagctcgatcacacagaaacagcctgacagaaaacacagaccACATTTAGGCTTTAAATTCATCCACTGACGTCGACACGGGATTCATCTTCACCTCCATCAGTCGGTACCAAGGTTGTTTTCACTTACAGCTAACAAGTACTTAGagtgaagatgtgtgtgatttAACGACTACATGTTGCTACCCTCGCTCGTCAACACCAGAAATATGGGTCGGTTAAACTTGAGATTGAGAAAttgagattattattattattattattattatgattacaTGCATGTAATAATACCATTCGGTAATTGAAAAGTTAACGGTTTCAACTGGCCTTTGATATTACATGCAGTATTTATATTTTCAGGCAGTTTTTACCCTGAAATTGTGCTTAATTTTCACGGTTTTCTTACTTTTGTACAAGTCGACTAGCTGAAGCTAAAACCTCTGTTTAAACGTCAGGCAAATTCGTTGTTGGTTACATCTCAAATTTAAAGCCTTTTATTGAACTTAACCTCCTCGTCTTCGTCTCACAGACACATTTTCTTATCAACTTTATATTAAATAGACTGAGAACGCTTGCATTAGAATTTTATGTCTAACAAGAGacacaagacacaaactgaAACTGGCCACGATAGcctcttttccaccaacatttccaggaacttttattatcAGGAATTAATTTACCTGGGcaaaagaattcctggtaatctgtgtggtttgcgtttccacCGCACCTCAAAGTTCCAGAAAATTTATTCAGATTATTAGACGTAATGTTAGtgtcggtggatgagagactgtgggcggagcatattgaatatcgctGTCTACATGTCTTCATGTTCAtgctgctgaacacatgtattgataaagtattggcttcttactcgctACGGTTTAATGACACTTTGagtaacgagtgtagctgccgTCAACTCAAGTCATTTTCAAGTTCGTTTCCACTGTGGTCGCTCAGCTGTTCACCGGTTACTGTGtcgtgtcagtgtgtgtgtggaggtgagcAGCGCTCATCAATACTATGATAATTTAGCCccggggctaatttagtaccAGGTGTCAgtacccatccttaatcaaaacacacacaaagtaaagcTTGTAGAAATGTAATAAAGTTTGCAGCAGCTGCCCGTACCAGGAAGTGCGGAACGCTGCAAGTGTGTGCTCCACCAATCAGCATTCGTCAGCAcacagccccgcccctcaagaattctggataatctgaaaagtcctacccccctactagGTGCTTTTTTTCAGGGAACGTTTGGGATTGAGGGAAAGTTTATTACCCGGGTAATTTCAGTGGAAATGTGTCGAGGTTTCTCAAAATCCCAGGTAAATGAttaaagttcctgcggtggaaaaggggctattcAAAGCGTTTATTGACTCAACAATTAAGTGATTatgttagtttagttttatCTTAATTAAAAGACGATTTTACTTGAGGGTTTCTGCTGTCACACAGCTGCTTTCCACCAggttaaatttaagacattttaataccacaTTAAAGATGTTAGATGTAGagtttatcagttgttctgtACAGTTATTGTTCTGCATTAAATATATCCATAAAATACTCAGTCAGGGGTCTTCAGTTGACTCAGTGATAGAAAAGGGGTCAGATAAGGAAAAGGCTGCTGTAGCTGATGTGTTCGGATTAATAttcctgctgtagatgtttcagGTTGAGCTCATTTTCCCTTTAgatactgttgggtagtttaatttaCAGCGATGCATCATGGTCTATACGATCATCACGTTTGCgatgtttaaaatgtaaacagtttgtttgcttggactcacgCTGTGACGCCTGTTATCGTCTCACAGAGTTGTCTCATAGTTAGAGAGTGCAAAATGACAGACAAGAAAACCAGactggtcagaggaggaaaagattaaaCTTCTGTAGGAATACaatcaaagaaagaaaaaactacaaagtaaatttcagccaaaatacagaaaacaacTGTTATTTGGCACCATAAACTTGGTCAGGCTGCAAGTGAGACAGCTACCTTGTTTTTGACCTTCCTTTGGCTGcaaaggtcttttgtgcaacagtcTAAGGATCCCTTAAGTATAAGagcaagacaaggagaaaaccagAAATACATAAGTGAGCATTTCAAGGAAAGCTTAAGGGGTTTGTGCAACCAATGTTACTTTAAGGAAACCTCAACCAGGACTTTAAGGAAActcttaaggtgttttgtgcagccTGCACTTGATTAAATACACTTAGTCACACTTCTCCACTGACAGACTGTTTATTTTTAGCTGAGCAGTTCCTCCTCGTGCAGATGTGTCCACACAGAAGCGTTTCCTCAGCTAAACATCTGGAACTACAGATTAAAACAGGTCGCTGTCTTCACCCTCGGCTCGTGTCAACCTGCTGTCAGCGGTGTCTCATCACACTGAAGTGAAAACcgtgtcagtcagtcagcagtTTCGTTTCCAGCTGCATGGTTCACTCCTTGTTTACAAATACAGCCCTGTTAGCACTGAGGCTAACCTCAGCTAGCTGCTCGCTCACAGTCTGCGCTCTCCGTTTACGTTATTTCCTCCAGCTGAACGTTAACCGGGACGACAGCAGGTGTACTCACCGTGAACCGACCGACGGTCCTCTGTAAACGTTAATAAACGCCTCGGTGCTTCCTCGGGACGACGGGAGGCTTCTTGTTGCTAAGCTACACTCCTCAGCTCGTCGCCATGTTGCTCCATGAGCTTAGGTCACGTGACGTTCAGCGCTTTCCCGCCTGCTGTTGGACTGTACCAAACAGCGGACTGTACCACCTCAGGGGGTAACGGGGAATGAGTTACGGCAGCCATAACGTGTGAAATAAAACGTTCGTAAAAATACAACAGTTATATTTATTGTAGATTTAAACGTTTTAGAGGCaaaattgtactttttacttcgTTTTACTTGTCACATGATGCTAATATACTACACTAGTAAGTACTTTTGTACTACACCTAATGAGCCCACTGTACCACCTCAAGAACATTTAGTTACCCTGTTATAGATGTAACTAACTACTTCATCAGAGTAATGTAACTTTTCACATTTGATTCCCTGTGGATTATTTTCCTAACAAAAGTTTTAAACTGGGTAATATAGCTAATAAAGTGTCTGGAAACATGCTGGGTCTAAAGTcgtggacacaccaaaccgacattgAAGAAATAGAgccgacgaaagccaactgttgcgtcatctgtgtcgcctcacgtcgccctgtgtcagttgcatttgaacacgctacacggactacatccgacggccaagtagcacgtacgttctgcgcctgcgtgagagagagaggagtgagagagtggtacatcctgtcagccgaggggtttcctatctgtgcagccgagcaccgcagcacctccacggactattacatccagacggtcccggtgtttcctccgcaggctccacttcactcagctgcccgataaacccgctgcttcttcccactttaacctgaataacaaaccagggctcggtgctccggttggatccaaacggagagccggggctagctcagagactagcggaggctaactggctgtgcttccctccggtcatgctgcggctaacgctccgctagccgctcccagctagctccggtttgttattcaggttaaagtgtgaagaagcagcgggtctgtggggcagctgagtgaagtggagcctgaggaggaagcaccggttagccccggtttcactacaggcagattcactcactacaggggcgaggaaataaaacctgaacagccaatcagagtgatctctctcaccaacaAGCTCCGCTggcgattcaacatgctcaatcggccaaaAAGCTGCCAACGCCGAAGTGccaacggtgcgggacacaccgcaaaaactagggcgacagacgctcaccgacggccgaccgtcggcttggtgtgtcagggccttaaagaTATAACAGGTTACTACCCAACACTGGTTCCTCACTACCCTTAAAGGACTgttactgtaatattattatttcattactGTAAATTGGAGGTTAGAAGGAAGGTGTTGGGCCCTTTCTAAAACAGCTAGCAACTGCAGTGAGATATAACAGGTTACTACCCAACACGGGTTCCTTACTGCCCCTTATTtaaacagtggtggaaagtataCATTAACTCCAGTGCTGCTTGAGCGCAGTTTCAAGGTACTTGCACTTTACTTAAGTATTGCCACGTTATGATTTCTGCTCCACTAAATTTTGGAGTtgaatattgtactttttagtCCACTACATTTATGATATAATGCAGTACCATGATCTACCCTATGAGCCAACTGTACCACCTCAAGAAAATCTGTCAGAATCTGGCTCATGAAAAACTTAATTTACAGCTTAATACTTTTCAAGGAATAGTCAAACttctgcacaaacacatgcttGGTACTCTTTAAACACCTGCATTTCGTCAGCCCTTTGTAAATTTCAAGACATGATGTGTTGAAATATTCAAACGAATTAAGGATATTTAAGAACCAATTTTAATATTAATAGAAATACATTTCTCCAGAAATATACCCACCGTAGAGGCTAAAAATGTCTCATGGGACTCATCACTGTTTGAGAAATTTCAATTGAATAGACTTTCGGTAGAGATACCAAAACAAGACTGAACTTTTCTCTTAGAATTTGTTGGTAGAATTACAAGTGTTAGCAGACAGTTACTGATACTGTTATGGACACATTAGGGATGTACAAACCATATTTTGGTCTAGCATTGTTATTACCTCCCATTAGTTCTTATATGTGGTTCATCAACAaccagtgtgtgtgaacatTTCTGCAGTAAAGAGTGTGTAATCTTCTGGGACATTCGCTCTTCATCCCACAGAGTCACCAGTGTTGGTCTTTTCTAGGTTGCACTTGAACCTAAAAGAGACACCAACACTGCCGAGGTCAGAGGGTCAGTG
Coding sequences within it:
- the LOC125883410 gene encoding trichohyalin-like isoform X1 → MPGKNGDQFKPGDLVFAKMKGFPHWPGRVCKSDSGYKKRVPVFFFGTHNIGSIPPENIVPYNRNKMKYGSGVRIKGFAEGMWEIQNTPGVGSKLKVPAQINTQTPPNKLISSAKPTPVKPASISKTTNDTKSTPSKSASAKPDSKPVAGRDTLSRAAAAAVAKTPTRASLRSAPEKTTDSKQTSTSDASRVTSTKETVVAVAKTPTRASLRSAPEKTTDSKQTSTSDASRVTSTKEIVVAVAKTPTRASLRSAPEKTIDSKQTSDQAPDVSEAAVTTRGRRSAAGGRSESTTSSDNNKEVDAEQHRKWTPAGPAVTTADSKQTSPSDASRVTAAAAAVAKTPTRASLRSAPEKTADSKQTSTSDASRVTSTKEIVVAVAKIPTRASLRSAPEKTADSKQTSTSDASRVTSTKEIVVAVAKTPTRASLRSAPEKTADSKQTSTSDASRVTSTKEIVVAVAKTPTRASLRSAPEKTTDSKQTSDQAPDVSEAAVTTRGRRSAAGGRSESTTSSDNNKEVNAEQQKKRTPVTPAVTTPVVKKLETAEPKSAPTQTSRNKRGQKDEEEEKSSESQGVKRKRDEKDEEKKTNQDSSDGKKEVATKETSESQRTKRKKDEEEDEEKRKVVTKDKTEENKSTESRVMKTRRAEKDDQKEEKRTKEVGERKDRVEEEKQKKTKQDGGVEEKKEVTTKEKTEEEKTAESRGVKRKRDEKEDREDEKKTKQDDSKGKSEKETRRETRSESEVRKRMREQEEQQEEMKKKKKVAEEGKTREAEGTKTRRAEKEGQKEEKKKEDGEGQKEEKTRRETRSESEGGKKMIEKEAQKDEVKKKVAEEKKTGETEGTRTRRAEKEDEKKNKNEDSEGQKEEKLRRETRSGSEGRKRTTEKEEQLKTKDVREVSEKREEGRGTKREEKEVQKEEMMKKKKKVVVEEEKTGESEGAKTRRAEKEEEKKKTTEAAEERKKEEMTKKKTEDEKGGSSVDEERQRRLADSRDRVLKSLRGLLKDERGVKGRETTKSPQKTGDGAKKKVELKNTRSQKTSEKTTMKENESAFTKAIDTKKIISKTDKETTDVKQKGSTEKEEKDEGKTSSQKTTAEKKKEVKKDEQKTEQDKKTDSSTTTDDAKTKEKESGQKKEDKMKNEGKKDEDAKEKKDEEKKDERKIIGKIVKATPGQGPKVQVKTMMGGTAAVVAVEEEKKKKKKEVAAAEEEKKKKEEKASREEKVEERKKSSEKVKEKEQSVEEKKSDDRKVETISEVERKSERTRTAADDKKDKNVAEVEKDKKGKRENETMLKKNEEEQKTQKVTSKLQEKKNDSEVEKMATREQKKKEGTTENTGSRSKEKNESEMEKIATREQKKSSEETTKKPEKGSKEKNNSKVEKMATREQKKSEETTKKIDSDSKEKTEGEVEKMATREQKKMTQETTEKPDSRSKEKSKSEVEKMATREQKKKEGWTENMGSQSKEENETEIEKTATREQKKKSEETSKKHEKGSKDKNKSEVEKMATREQKKKSEETTKKSDSRSKEKNESEVEKMATREHKEGTTENTGSRSKEKNESEMEKTATREQKETSEETTKKPDTESKEKNESEVEKLVTREQKKKKEGTTENTGSRLKEKKESEVEKMATREHKKKTEETTKKSDSELKEKNKKKKREQTSEKPDQRGSKEKKDGRAAAELTKKTELEQKRTEETKPQKKKSDKTTTGAAEKVQEKSKTEEAKSDKTREEEDRITKVEQVQQQKSSAMTLTDSTLHRIHGDIRISLKTDNPDISKCLMALDQLSMVYVTSKHVQRHSELIATLRKMRYYKANQAIMDKASMLYNRFKNTFLVGEGEEVVSAAFLRSLLEEKEREEAERAEHCVERLKREGVLQEVKRRMGKVKERRSSDGGEEKEAKTEAPVDCP